Proteins found in one Muntiacus reevesi chromosome 2, mMunRee1.1, whole genome shotgun sequence genomic segment:
- the CIC gene encoding protein capicua homolog isoform X1, producing MKPMKKACTSLPGSGSGGKSPPATRAKALRRRGAGEGDKPEEEDDEAQQQQPGPEEAEEGEEEEAERGPGAEGLPPELHSDDPAPGPAEEPKVEGEAGRWEPSLSRKTATFKSRAPKKKYVEEHGTGSGSSGAVGAPEERARTPEEAGALGVPPRPPTSTRSSSTDTASEHSADLEDEPAEACGLGPWPPGSTSGGYDLRQLRSQRVLARRGDGLFLPAVVRQVRRSQDLGVQFHGDRALTFYEGVPGGGVDVVLDATPPPGALAVGTAVCTCVEPGVAAYREGVVVEVATKPAAYKVRFGPGPSSQLGPAALPQPPQPPHREPEEAVWVARSSLRLLRPPWEPEALPRKPPAGPEEEQAEPGATLTPCPAALDPKQPEDAEVSKISFGGNLGTCEESEEKHPPALGTPALLPLPPQLLSPPPKSPAFAGPGRPGEQPSPCQEGSQGGSRSSSVASLEKGAAPAARARTPLTAAQQKYKKGDVVCTPNGIRKKFNGKQWRRLCSRDGCMKESQRRGYCSRHLSMRTKEMEGLADSGPGGAGRPAGVAAREGSTEFDWGDETSRDSEASSVAARGDSRPRLVAPADLSRFEFDECEAAVMLVSLGSSRSGTPSFSPVSTQSPFSPAPSPSPSPLFGFRPANFSPINASPVIQRTAVRSRHLSASTPKAGVLTPPDLGPHPPPPAPRERHSSGILPTFQTNLTFTVPISPGRRKTELLPHPGALGAPGAAGGGAAPDFPKSDSLDSGVDSVSHTPTPSTPAGFRAVSPAVPFSRSRQPSPLLLLPPPAGLTSDPGPSVRRVPAVQRDSPVIVRNPDVPLPSKFPGEVGTGSEARAGGPGRGCRETPVPPGVASGKPGLPPPLPAPVPITVPPAAPTAVAQPMPTFGLASSPFQPVAFHPSPAALLPVLVPSSYTSHPAPKKEVIMGRPGTVWTNVEPRSVAVFPWHSLVPFLAPSQPDPSVQPSEAQQPASHPVASNQSKEPAESAAVAHEQPLGGTGNADPGRPPGATCPESPGPGPPHTLGVVEPGKGPPPTTEEEAPGPPGEPRLDSETESDHDDAFLSIMSPEIQLPLPPGKRRTQSLSALPKERDSSSEKDGRSPNKREKDHIRRPMNAFMIFSKRHRALVHQRHPNQDNRTVSKILGEWWYALGPKEKQKYHDLAFQVKEAHFKAHPDWKWCNKDRKKSSSEAKPTSLGLAGGHKEPRERSMSETGTAAAPGVSSELLSVTAQTLLSSDTKAPGSGSCGAERLHAVGGPGSARPRAFSHSGVHSLDGGEVDSQALQELTQMVSGPTSYAGPKPSTQYGAPGPFAAPGEGGTLAASGRPPLLPTRASRSQRAASEDMTSDEERMVICEEEGDDDVIADDGFGTTDIDLKCKERVTDSESGDSSGEDPEGSKGFGRKVFSPVIRSSFTHCRPSLDPEPPGPPDPPAGFGKGYGPTSSASSPAASSSSAATSFPLGSGTFKAQESGQGSTTGPLRPPPAGTGGPATPSKATRFLPTDPATFRRKRPESVGGLEPPGPSVIAAPPSGGGGVLQTLVLPSNKEEREGSGTRVPSAPAPSLAYGAPATPLSRPAATMVTNVVRPVSSTPVPIASKPFPAPGRAEASPGDTAGARTEAVTGSRAPGGSPLGVSLVYSDKKSGAAASTPPHLVAGPLLGTVGKAPATVTNLLVGTPGYGAPAPPAVQFIAQGGPGSGAAAGSGAGAGSGPNGPMPLGILQPGPLGKAGGITQVQYILPTLPQQLQVAPAPGTKAAAPGGPAPTTSIRFTLPPGTSTNGKVLAATAPTPGIPILQSVPSAPPPKAQSVSPVQAPPPGGSAQLLPGKVLVPLATPSMSMRGGGAGQPLPLVSPPFSVPVQNGAQPPSKIIQLTPVPVSTPSGLVPPLSPAPLPGPASQPQKVLLPSSTRITYVQSAGGHALPLGTSPASSQPGTVTSYGPTSSVALGFTSLGPSGPAFVQPLLSGQAPLLAPGQVGVSPVPSPQLPPTCAAASGPVITAFYPGSPVPTSSAPLAQPSQAPPGLVYTVATSTTPPAAPILPKGPPAPTAATPAPASPFPSATGSMTYSLVAPKAQRPTPKAPQKVKAAIASIPVGSFEAGAPGRPGPAPRQPLEPGPAREPPASESELEGRPATPAPPLPPETWTPTARSSPPLPPPAEEQTSTKGPETMASKFPSSSSDWRVPGLGLESRGEPPTPPSPALAPAPAPGSSSGSSEGGSGRAAGDTPERKEAASAGKKVKVRPPPLKKTFDSVDNRVLSEVDFEERFAELPEFRPEEVLPSPTLQSLATSPRAILGSYRKKRKNSTDLDSAPEDPTSPKRKMRRRSSCSSEPNTPKSAKCEGDIFTFERTGTEAEDVLGELEYEKVPYSSLRRTLDQRRALVMQLFQDHGFFPSAQATAAFQARYADIFPSKVCLQLKIREVRQKIMQAATPSEQPPGAEAPLPGPPPTGTAAAPVPTPSPAGGPDPTSPGSDSGTAPAAPPLPPPPEPGPGQPGWEGPPQPSPPPSGPSTAATGR from the exons ATGAAGCCCATGAAAAAGGCATGCACCAGCCTTCCGGGTTCTGGCAGCGGTGGCAAGTCCCCACCAGCCACCAGGGCCAAGGCCCTGAGGCggcgaggggctggggagggggacaAGCCAGAGGAGGAAGACGATGAGGCGCAGCAGCAACAGCCAGGGCCCGAAGAGGCTGAGGAGGGCGAGGAGGAGGAAGCCGAGCGGGGCCCGGGGGCCGAGGGGCTGCCCCCGGAGCTGCACTCCGACGACCCGGCCCCAGGACCCGCCGAAGAACCCAAGGTGGAGGGGGAGGCGGGCCGCTGGGAGCCCTCACTCAGCCGGAAGACGGCCACATTCAAGTCACGCGCGCCCAAGAAGAAGTATGTGGAGGAGCACGGCACCGGCAGTGGCAGCAGTGGGGCGGTGGGTGCCCCTGAAGAGCGGGCTCGGACCCCTGAGGAAGCTGGCGCTCTGGGGGTGCCTCCACGGCCACCCACCTCCACGCGCTCCTCCTCCACCGACACAGCCAGTGAGCACTCAGCCGACCTGGAGGATGAGCCAGCCGAAGCCTGTGGTCTGGGCCCCTGGCCCCCCGGCAGCACCAGCGGGGGCTATGACTTGCGGCAGCTGCGGTCCCAGCGAGTCTTGGCTCGGCGCGGGGACGGTCTCTTCCTGCCGGCTGTGGTGCGCCAGGTGCGCCGAAGCCAGGACCTGGGTGTGCAGTTCCACGGGGACCGGGCCCTGACTTTCTATGAGGGGGTGCCTGGCGGGGGTGTGGATGTGGTTCTGGATGCCACGCCCCCGCCAGGGGCGCTGGCGGTGGGCACAGCGGTCTGTACCTGCGTGGAGCCCGGCGTGGCGGCCTACCGGGAGggtgtggtggtggaggtggccaCTAAGCCCGCCGCCTACAAGGTCCGCTTCGGCCCTGGCCCCAGCTCCCAGCTGGGCCCAGCCGCCCTGCCGCAGCCGCCTCAGCCGCCACACCGGGAGCCCGAGGAGGCGGTGTGGGTGGCCCGCTCCAGCCTCCGCCTGCTGCGGCCCCCCTGGGAGCCCGAAGCCCTGCCAAGGAAGCCCCCAGCGGGCCCTGAGGAGGAGCAGGCCGAGCCCGGGGCCACGCTTAccccctgccctgctgccctGGACCCCAAGCAGCCTGAGGACGCCGAGGTCTCCAAGATCAGCTTCGGTGGCAACCTTGGGACTTGTGAGGAGAGTGAGGAGAAGCACCCGCCCGCCCTGGGCACCCCGGCTCTGCTCCCACTGCCGCCCCAGCTCCTGTCACCACCGCCCAAGTCCCCGGCCTTTGCAGGCCCAGGCCGCCCTGGTGAGCAGCCCTCCCCGTGCCAAGAAGGGAGCCAGGGTGGCAGCCGGAGCAGCAGCGTGGCCTCACTGGAGAAGGGGGCTGCGCCGGCCGCCCGGGCCCGCACGCCCCTGACGGCGGCCCAGCAGAAGTACAAAAAGGGCGACGTGGTCTGCACGCCCAATGGAATCCGAAAGAAGTTCAACGGCAAGCAGTGGCGACGGCTGTGCTCGAGAGACGGCTGCATGAAGGAGTCCCAGCGGCGGGGCTACTGCTCCCGTCACCTGTCCATGCGAACCAAGGAGATGGAGGGCCTGGCGGACAGCGGTCCGGGTGGGGCCGGGCGGCCGGCGGGCGTGGCGGCCCGTGAGGGCAGCACCGAGTTCGACTGGGGGGACGAGACGTCGCGGGACAGCGAGGCCAGCAGCGTGGCGGCCCGCGGAGACTCCCGTCCACGCCTGGTGGCCCCCGCCGACCTGTCTCGCTTTGAGTTTGACGAGTGTGAAGCGGCGGTGATGCTGGTGTCCCTGGGCAGCTCTCGCTCGGGCACACCCTCCTTCTCCCCCGTGTCTACACAGTCACCCTTCTCGCCAGCCCCGTCGCCCTCGCCCTCACCGCTCTTCGGCTTCCGCCCTGCCAACTTCAGCCCCATCAACGCCTCGCCCGTCATCCAGCGCACCGCTGTCCGCAGCCGCCACCTGAGCGCCAGCACGCCTAAGGCAGGTGTGCTGACGCCACCAGACCTGGGCCCCCACCCGCCGCCACCTGCCCCCCGAGAGCGCCATTCCTCTGGCATCCTCCCCACCTTCCAGACCAACCTgacctttactgtgcccatcagTCCTGGGCGACGGAAGACAGAGCTGCTGCCCCACCCGGGGGCGTTGGGGGCCCCCGGCGCAGCGGGTGGAGGAGCCGCCCCGGACTTCCCCAAGAGCGACAGCTTAGACTCTGGCGTGGACTCGGTGTCCCACACACCTACACCCTCCACGCCAGCCGGCTTCCGAGCTGTGTCGCCCGCTGTGCCCTTCTCCCGCTCCCGCCAGCCCTCACCGTTGCTGCTGTTGCCCCCACCTGCCGGCCTGACCTCGGACCCTGGGCCCTCTGTGCGCCGGGTGCCTGCCGTGCAGCGGGACTCGCCCGTCATCGTCCGCAACCCGGACGTGCCGTTGCCCTCCAAGTTCCCCGGGGAGGTGGGCACTGGCAGTGAGGCCCGGGCCGGGGGACCCGGGCGGGGCTGCCGAGAGACCCCAGTGCCCCCCGGGGTGGCCAGcgggaagcctggcctgccccCACCTCTGCCGGCCCCCGTACCCATCACTGTGCCTCCAGCTGCGCCGACTGCCGTGGCCCAGCCGATGCCCACCTTTGGCCTGGCCTCCTCACCCTTTCAGCCGGTGGCCTTCCACCCCTCACCCGCTGCCCTGTTGCCTGTCCTGGTGCCCAGCAGCTATACCAGCCATCCTGCCCCCAAAAAGGAAGTCATCATGGGCCGGCCTGGGACAG TGTGGACAAATGTGGAGCCTCGCTCTGTGGCCGTGTTCCCCTGGCACTCCTTAGTCCCCTTCCTGGCCCCCAGCCAGCCTGACCCCTCTGTCCAGCCAAGTGAGGCCCAGCAACCTGCCAGCCACCCCGTGGCCTCCAACCAGAGCAAAG AACCTGCTGAGTCGGCGGCCGTTGCTCACGAGCAGCCACTGGGCGGGACAGGGAATGCTGACCCGGGGCGGCCCCCTGGAGCCACATGCCCTGAGAGCCCAGGGCCCGGACCCCCCCACACTTTGGGGGTGGTGGAACCTGGGAAAGGCCCCCCTCCCACCACGGAGGAGGAGGCCCCTGGACCGCCAGGAGAGCCGCGGCTGGACAGCGAGACAGAGAGTGACCACGACGATGC CTTCCTCTCCATCATGTCTCCTGAGATCCAGTTGCCCCTGCCGCCCGGGAAACGCCGGACCCAGTCCCTCAGCGCCCTGCCCAAGGAACGAGACTCATCTTCAGAGAAGGATGGACGCAGCCCCAACAAG CGGGAGAAGGACCATATCCGGCGGCCTATGAATGCCTTCATGATCTTCAGCAAGCGGCACCGGGCGCTGGTCCACCAGCGCCACCCCAACCAGGACAACCGAACTGTCAGTAAGATCCTGGGCGAGTGGTGGTATGCCCTGGGGCCCAAGGAGAAGCAGAAGTACCACGACCTGGCCTTCCAG GTGAAAGAGGCTCACTTTAAGGCCCACCCAGATTGGAAGTGGTGCAACAAGGACCGGAAGAAGTCCAGCTCAGAGGCCAAGCCCACGAGCCTGGGGCTGGCAGGAGGGCACAAGGAGCCGAGGGAGCGGAGCATGTCGGAGACAGGCACTGCCGCTGCCCCCGGAG TGTCTTCGGAGCTCCTGTCTGTCACGGCCCAGACACTCTTGAGCTCGGATACCAAGGCTCCAGGGAGCGGCTCCTGTGGGGCAGAGCGTCTGCACGCCGTCGGGGGACCTGGCTCGGCCCGGCCCCGCGCCTTCTCCCACAGCGGGGTCCACAGCCTGGACGGCGGAGAGGTAGACAGCCAGGCGTTGCAGGAACTGACTCAG ATGGTGTCTGGCCCCACATCCTACGCTGGTCCAAAGCCCTCCACCCAGTATGGGGCTCCAGGCCCCTTTGCGGCGCCCGGGGAGGGAGGTACCCTGGCAGCCAGTGGACGGCCCCCACTGCTCCCCACCCGGGCTTCCCGCTCCCAGCGTGCAGCCAGTGAGGACATGACCAGTGATGAGGAACGCATGGTCATCTGTGAGGAGGAGGGGGACGATGATGTCATTG CTGACGACGGCTTCGGCACCACTGACATCGATCTCAAGTGCAAGGAGCGGGTGACTGACAGCGAGAGTGGAGACAGCTCTGGGGAGGACCCGGAGGGCAGCAAG GGCTTCGGCCGGAAGGTGTTCTCACCTGTGATCCGTTCCTCCTTTACTCACTGCCGTCCGTCGCTGGACCCTGAGCCTCCAGGGCCCCCAGATCCACCTGCAGGCTTCGGCAAAGGCTACGGGCCCACCTCCTCTGCGTCCTCgcctgctgcctcctcctcctcagccgCCACCTCCTTCCCACTGGGCTCAGGGACCTTCAAGGCCCAGGAGTCAGGTCAGGGCAGCACCACAGGCCCTCTCCGTCCCCCACCCGCTGGAACTGGGGGCCCAGCAACACCTTCTAAGGCCACCCGGTTTCTCCCCACGGATCCTGCCACCTTCCGTCGCAAGAGACCTGAAAGCGTGGGCGGCCTGGAGCCACCGGGCCCCTCAGTCATCGCGGCGCCTCCCAGCGGCGGAGGAGGCGTCCTGCAGACACTGGTCCTGCCCTCTAACAAGGAGGAGCGGGAGGGCAGCGGCACGCGTGTGCCCTCAGCCCCGGCGCCCTCGCTGGCCTACGGGGCCCCGGCAACCCCCCTGTCCCGCCCGGCTGCCACCATGGTCACCAACGTGGTGCGGCCCGTCAGCAGCACTCCTGTGCCCATTGCCTCCAAGCCTTTCCCCGCTCCCGGCCGGGCCGAAGCGTCTCCTGGTGACACAGCTGGCGCCAGGACTGAGGCGGTCACTGGGTCCCGGGCACCGGGGGGATCCCCACTGGGTGTCAGCTTAGTGTATTCGGACAAGAAGTCAGGAGCGGCCGCCTCCACGCCCCCACACCTGGTGGCTGGGCCCCTCCTGGGCACGGTGGGGAAGGCGCCAGCCACCGTCACCAACTTGCTGGTGGGCACCCCAGGCTACGGGGCCCCAGCGCCACCTGCTGTCCAGTTTATTGCCCAGGGGGGCCCTGGCAGTGGGGCAGCTGCGGGCTCGGGGGCCGGTGCTGGGAGTGGCCCCAATGGGCCAATGCCCCTGGGCATCCTGCAGCCGGGTCCCCTGGGCAAGGCTGGGGGCATCACCCAGGTGCAGTACATTCTGCCCACGCTGCCCCAGCAACTGCAAGTGGCACCGGCCCCTGGGACCAAGGCAGCGGCGCCCGgcggccctgcccccaccaccagcATCCGTTTCACCCTCCCACCGGGCACCTCCACCAACGGCAAAGTCCTGGCTGCCACCGCACCCACTCCTGGCATCCCCATCCTGCAGTCCGTGCCCTCTGCCCCGCCCCCCAAAG CCCAGTCCGTGTCTCCTgtgcaggccccgcccccaggtggctcagcccaGCTGCTGCCCGGGAAGGTACTCGTGCCCTTGGCCACCCCCAGCATGTCCATGCGGGGAGGAGGGGCCGGCCAGCCGCTGCCGCTGGTCAGCCCACCCTTCTCAGTACCTGTGCAGAACGGCGCTCAGCCACCCAGCAAG ATCATCCAGCTGACTCCGGTGCCTGTGAGCACACCCAGCGGCCTGGTGCCGCCCCTCAGCCCGGCCCCGCTCCCCGGCCCTGCCTCGCAGCCTCAGAAGGTCCTGCTGCCCTCCTCCACGCG GATCACCTACGTGCAGTCGGCAGGTGGGCACGCGCTGCCCCTGGGCACCAGTCCTGCTTCTAGTCAGCCTGGAACAGTCACCTCGTATGGACCCACGAGCTCAGTCGCCCTCGGCTTCACCTCGCTGGGGCCCAGCGGCCCCGCCTTCGTGCAGCCCCTGCTTTCAG GCCAAGCCCCACTGCTGGCTCCTGGCCAGGTGGGCGTGTCGCCCGTGCCCAGCCCCCAGCTGCCTCCCACCTGCGCAGCCGCCAGTGGTCCCGTCATCACAGCGTTTTACCCCGGCAGCCCCGTACCCACCTCCTCAGCACCCCTGGCCCAGCCATCCCAGGCCCCCCCAGGCCTGGTCTACACTGTGGCCACCAGCACCACCCCACCTGCTGCCCCCATCCTGCCCAAGGGCCCACCGGCACCCACTGCTGCCACCCCGGCCCCTGCCAGCCCTTTCCCTAGCGCCACAG GCTCCATGACATACAGTTTAGTGGCCCCCAAGGCCCAGCGGCCCACCCCTAAGGCCCCCCAGAAAGTGAAGGCGGCCATCGCCAGCATTCCCGTGGGCTCCTTCGAGGCTGGTGCCCCTGGGAGGCCAGGCCCCGCACCCCGGCAACCCTTGGAGCCTGGCCCAGCTCGTGAGCCCCCAGCGTCCGAGTCAGAGCTTGAGGGGCGGCCAGCAACACCAGCCCCTCCACTGCCCCCCGAGACTTGGACTCCCACAGCCCGGAGCAGTCCCCCGCTGCCCCCACCTGCTGAGGAGCAGACCAGCACCAAGGGCCCGGAGACCATG GCCAGCAAATTCCCCAGCTCGTCTTCAGACTGGCGTGTCCCCGGGCTGGGCCTGGAGAGCCGAGGGGAGCCCCCCACTCCTCCCAGCCCGGCCCTGGCTCCAGCCCCAGCTCCTggtagcagcagcggcagcagtgaGGGCGGCAGTGGGAGGGCGGCCGGGGACACCCCTGAGCGCAAGGAGGCGGCTAGTGCCGGCAAGAAGGTGAAGGTGCGGCCCCCGCCCCTGAAGAagacctttgactctgtggacaa CAGGGTCCTGTCGGAGGTGGACTTCGAGGAGCGCTTTGCCGAGCTGCCTGAGTTCCGGCCTGAGGAGGTGCTGCCCTCTCCCACCTTGCAGTCTCTGGCCACCTCGCCCCGGGCCATCCTGGGCTCCTACCGCAAGAAGAGGAAGAATTCCACTG ATCTGGACTCAGCCCCCGAGGACCCCACCTCGCCCAAGCGCAAGATGAGGAGGCGCTCCAGCTGCAGCTCGGAGCCCAACACCCCCAAGAGTGCCAAGTGCGAGGGCGACATCTTCACCTTTGAACGCACAG GCACAGAAGCTGAGGACGTGCTCGGGGAGCTGGAGTACGAGAAGGTGCCCTACTCGTCGCTGCGGCGCACCCTGGACCAGCGCCGGGCCCTGGTCATGCAGCTCTTCCAGGACCACGGCTTCTTCCCGTCAG CCCAGGCCACAGCAGCCTTCCAGGCCCGCTACGCGGACATCTTCCCCTCCAAGGTCTGTCTGCAGCTGAAGATCCGTGAGGTGCGCCAGAAGATCATGCAGGCGGCCACTCCCTCAGAACAGCCCCCAGGAGCCGAGGCCCCCCTCCCCGGACCGCCCCCCACTGGCACTGCTGCTGCCCCTGTCCCCACTCCTAGCCCCGCGGGGGGCCCTGACCCCACCTCACCTGGCTCGGACTCTGGCACAGCCCCAGCTGCCCCGCCACTGCCTCCACCCCCAGAGCCGGGGCCTGgacagcctggctgggaggggccCCCCCAACCCTCACCACCCCCCTCTGGTCCCTCCACAGCTGCCACAGGCAGGTGA